TGTGCGTGTCCACGGGGAGCCATGGCGAAATCCTTGAACATGGCCGAGGTGGCCCGCACGATGGGCGTTTCGGCCTCCACCGTCTCGCGCGCCCTGCGCAACGACCCGCGCATCAGCCCCTCGGTGCGGGAACGAGCGCGGCTGATCGCCGAGGAAATGGGCTATCGCCCGAATCCCCTCGTGAGCGCGCTCATGTCCACGCGCCGGCGGCGCGCCGGAAACGGCGAGGTGGACGTCATCGCTCTCGTCACGCATTACGGCGGCCCGCAGGACTGGCGGGCAAAGGACGTGTGCCGATGGGAGTTCAACGGCATCCAGGCGCGCGCCGACGCGCTTGGGTTTCGCATCGAGATATTCTCGCTCAACGCGTATCGCGGGAATGCGGATCGCCTGGCGGCCACCCTGCGCACGCGCGGCATCCGCGGCGTGTTGCTGGGCTTCGCCCGCGAGGAGGAGGAAATCGCGTTTCCAATGGAGGGATTCGCCGTGGCGGGACTAAGCGCGTATTTTCGGAACATCACCGTCGATCGCGCGAACTTCCACGGCTTCTTCAACGTCCAGCTCGCGCTCGACGAAATCCGCCGCGCCGGCTATCGCCGTCCCGCGCTCGCCGTGCCCGAGTTCAACAATCGCCTCTCGA
This DNA window, taken from Chthoniobacterales bacterium, encodes the following:
- a CDS encoding LacI family DNA-binding transcriptional regulator translates to MAEVARTMGVSASTVSRALRNDPRISPSVRERARLIAEEMGYRPNPLVSALMSTRRRRAGNGEVDVIALVTHYGGPQDWRAKDVCRWEFNGIQARADALGFRIEIFSLNAYRGNADRLAATLRTRGIRGVLLGFAREEEEIAFPMEGFAVAGLSAYFRNITVDRANFHGFFNVQLALDEIRRAGYRRPALAVPEFNNRLSNNLWSGAFLDWQRSVPKKDQCAPFIPSGDVDPACFYDWLYRNNPDALLVYKLPLRSLLAKKKIWVPQDIGLAYLYRTADEMGGAAGIDGNLSAVGAAALDLVVEKLNTNALGAGPLPKEVLIKGRWQSGDTLPLVK